One Nitrospirota bacterium genomic region harbors:
- the carB gene encoding carbamoyl-phosphate synthase large subunit, with product MPKREDIRKILLIGSGPIVIGQACEFDYSGTQACKALRDEGYQVVLVNSNPATIMTDPETADVTYIEPLTVEVLEMIIEKERPDAILPTMGGQTALNLAVKLAEGGILDKYKVELIGAKLHAIKKAEDRELFKQAMLKIGLDLPKSSTVSTLKQGLDAIDQIGFPAIMRPAFTLGGTGGGIAYNIEEYAELLDKGLKLSPVSQILVEESCLGWKEYELEVMRDTKDNVVIICSIENFDPMGVHTGDSITVAPAQTLTDKEYQRMRDASIAIIREIGVDTGGSNIQFALNPETGRMIIIEMNPRVSRSSALASKATGFPIAKIAAKLAVGLTLDEIRNDITRETPASFEPTIDYVVTKFPRFAFEKFPEADPLLTTQMKSVGEAMSIGRTFKESLQKALRSLENGSYGLEEVAGDFEKIKKKLKIPSAERMWYVAQALRTGMTVQEIYEHSMIDPWFLNNLREIIEMEEEIKRSAISGQLSAKADLVRQAKEYGFSDRRLGQLLGLQEAEIRNFRRDNNIRPVYKMVDTCAAEFAAYTPYLYSTYERPFYRLDSLQTGKPASFFDSEAAPTDKQKIVILGSGPNRIGQGIEFDYCCVHAVYALRELGYETIMVNCNPETVSTDYDTADRLYFEPLTIEDVLNIIDAEKPIGVIVQFGGQTPLKLAVPLEREGIKILGTSPDAIDRAEDRKRFKTLLHKLNLKQPESDTVMSVEEAVAAANIIGYPVMVRPSYVLGGRAMEIVYDEDSIRNYMARTVKASPEHPILVDKYLDDAIEVDVDALSDGKDVIIGGVMEHIEEAGIHSGDSACSLPPYSLSKEIIDEIKRQSKELALDLGVIGLMNVQFAVKKDEIYILEVNPRGSRTVPFVSKATGVPLAKLAAKVMTGKTLKELGITTEVQIKHVAVKEAVFPFDKFPGVDTILGPEMKSTGEVMGIDNDFGRAYAKAQAASNNKLPLSGKIVISIRDKDKPGICDLVTRLYAAGFTVVATKGTAKFLNEKGHDVEVINKVTEGRPHIVDLIKNKEVVFVINTVSGAQAKMDSMSIRRSALQYGVPYTTTVSGAKAVVTAIEQLQKKKINIKSIQEYHRDA from the coding sequence GTGCCCAAGAGAGAAGACATCAGGAAGATACTGCTCATCGGTTCAGGGCCGATCGTGATCGGCCAGGCATGCGAGTTTGACTATTCCGGCACCCAGGCATGCAAGGCCCTGCGTGACGAAGGATATCAGGTGGTTCTCGTCAACTCCAATCCTGCCACGATCATGACAGACCCTGAGACCGCTGATGTTACCTATATCGAGCCGCTGACCGTCGAGGTCCTCGAAATGATCATCGAAAAAGAACGGCCTGATGCCATTCTTCCGACCATGGGCGGCCAGACCGCGCTCAACCTTGCAGTAAAACTTGCAGAAGGCGGCATTCTTGATAAATATAAGGTAGAACTTATCGGCGCAAAACTTCATGCGATCAAAAAGGCTGAAGACAGAGAGCTGTTCAAACAGGCCATGCTCAAGATCGGCCTTGACCTTCCGAAGAGTTCGACCGTCTCGACACTGAAGCAAGGACTCGATGCGATCGACCAGATCGGATTCCCTGCGATCATGCGTCCTGCCTTTACGCTCGGCGGCACAGGCGGAGGCATTGCGTACAACATCGAGGAGTATGCAGAGCTGCTCGACAAAGGGCTTAAGCTCAGCCCGGTGAGTCAGATATTGGTTGAAGAATCGTGCCTCGGATGGAAAGAATACGAACTCGAGGTGATGCGCGACACAAAGGACAATGTGGTCATCATCTGCTCGATCGAGAACTTTGATCCCATGGGTGTGCATACCGGCGATTCGATAACCGTGGCCCCAGCCCAGACGCTAACGGACAAGGAGTATCAGCGCATGCGTGACGCCTCGATCGCGATCATCCGCGAGATCGGTGTTGACACCGGCGGCTCGAATATCCAGTTTGCGCTCAATCCGGAGACAGGCCGCATGATCATCATAGAAATGAATCCCCGGGTCTCACGCAGTTCTGCGCTTGCGTCCAAGGCAACCGGCTTCCCGATTGCCAAGATAGCGGCAAAGTTGGCAGTTGGGCTCACGCTTGATGAGATCAGGAACGATATCACACGCGAAACCCCTGCATCCTTTGAACCGACCATTGACTATGTGGTCACAAAGTTCCCACGGTTTGCCTTTGAAAAGTTCCCCGAGGCTGATCCGCTGCTGACCACGCAGATGAAGTCAGTCGGAGAGGCGATGTCCATAGGCAGGACTTTTAAGGAGTCCCTCCAGAAGGCCCTGCGGAGCCTCGAAAACGGCAGCTACGGCCTTGAAGAAGTTGCCGGGGATTTCGAGAAGATCAAGAAAAAACTGAAGATCCCGAGCGCCGAGCGCATGTGGTATGTTGCACAGGCCCTGCGCACAGGCATGACCGTTCAGGAGATCTACGAGCATTCGATGATCGACCCCTGGTTCCTGAACAATCTGAGAGAGATCATTGAGATGGAAGAAGAGATAAAGCGGTCAGCTATCAGCGGTCAGCTATCAGCAAAGGCAGACCTTGTGCGGCAGGCGAAGGAGTATGGTTTTTCTGATAGAAGACTGGGGCAGCTCCTCGGACTGCAGGAGGCTGAGATCAGGAACTTCAGAAGAGATAATAACATTAGGCCTGTGTATAAAATGGTCGACACCTGCGCTGCAGAATTTGCCGCATATACGCCGTATCTGTATTCAACCTATGAACGACCGTTTTACAGGCTGGATAGCCTGCAGACTGGCAAGCCTGCAAGCTTTTTTGATTCAGAGGCCGCGCCTACAGACAAACAGAAGATCGTTATCCTCGGTTCCGGCCCGAACAGGATCGGACAGGGAATAGAATTTGACTATTGCTGCGTGCATGCCGTGTACGCGCTCAGGGAGCTCGGATACGAAACGATCATGGTGAACTGTAATCCTGAGACTGTCAGCACAGACTATGACACCGCAGACAGGCTTTATTTTGAGCCGCTTACGATCGAGGACGTGCTCAATATCATTGATGCGGAAAAACCGATCGGCGTGATCGTACAGTTCGGAGGCCAGACGCCGCTCAAGCTTGCCGTGCCCCTTGAAAGAGAGGGTATAAAGATATTAGGCACATCTCCGGATGCGATCGACAGGGCTGAAGATAGAAAGCGCTTTAAGACGCTCCTGCACAAGCTGAACCTGAAACAGCCGGAGAGCGACACGGTCATGTCGGTCGAAGAGGCAGTGGCTGCTGCAAATATCATAGGGTACCCGGTCATGGTGAGGCCGTCCTATGTTCTGGGCGGCAGGGCCATGGAGATCGTGTATGACGAAGACTCTATCAGGAACTATATGGCGCGCACGGTCAAGGCATCGCCTGAGCACCCGATCCTTGTTGATAAATATCTCGACGATGCCATAGAAGTTGATGTTGACGCGCTCTCTGACGGCAAGGACGTCATCATCGGCGGCGTCATGGAGCATATTGAAGAAGCAGGCATCCACTCAGGAGACTCTGCCTGCTCATTGCCGCCTTATTCCCTGAGCAAAGAGATCATCGATGAGATAAAGAGACAATCAAAAGAGCTTGCACTTGACCTTGGCGTCATCGGCCTTATGAATGTGCAGTTCGCCGTGAAAAAGGATGAGATCTATATCCTTGAAGTGAATCCTCGCGGTTCAAGGACCGTGCCGTTCGTCTCAAAGGCAACCGGCGTTCCGCTTGCAAAGCTCGCAGCAAAGGTGATGACCGGCAAGACCCTGAAAGAACTCGGCATAACAACCGAGGTGCAGATAAAACATGTTGCGGTAAAAGAGGCTGTATTTCCCTTTGATAAGTTCCCCGGTGTTGACACCATACTCGGGCCGGAGATGAAGTCAACCGGCGAGGTTATGGGCATAGACAATGACTTTGGCAGGGCTTACGCAAAGGCCCAGGCAGCGAGCAACAACAAGCTCCCGCTTTCCGGCAAGATCGTGATCAGCATCAGGGACAAAGACAAGCCCGGCATCTGTGACCTTGTGACCAGACTCTATGCCGCAGGTTTCACGGTCGTTGCAACCAAAGGCACGGCTAAGTTCCTTAACGAAAAGGGGCACGATGTTGAGGTGATCAATAAAGTGACCGAAGGCAGGCCTCATATCGTTGATCTCATAAAGAACAAAGAGGTCGTCTTTGTCATAAACACGGTAAGCGGGGCGCAGGCAAAGATGGACTCCATGTCGATCAGACGAAGTGCGCTCCAGTATGGTGTGCCCTACACCACCACTGTCTCAGGGGCAAAGGCAGTCGTTACTGCGATCGAACAGCTCCAGAAAAAGAAGATCAATATCAAGTCGATACAGGAATATCACCGCGACGCTTAG